In Scheffersomyces stipitis CBS 6054 chromosome 8, complete sequence, one DNA window encodes the following:
- a CDS encoding predicted protein, with protein sequence MKSSTSAIAAAAVVLYAASAQAADASDVSFLTAFVGDFKAHPKDYLNFLQTASFPPEVTSLAAQVGTYTDQSYTTLLDDPNVNVSELKDFATELPWYTRIEAEVGTAAKTSAAETSKETSAHSETSGATTTRSTSTAESSTSATSTSTENAGNVAKIAPVGAALGLAVLAMF encoded by the coding sequence ATGAAGTCCTCTACCTCTGCCATCGCCGCCGCTGCCGTTGTTTTATATGCTGCTTCCGCCCAAGCTGCTGATGCTTCTGATGTTTCCTTCTTAACAGCCTTTGTAGGTGACTTCAAGGCTCATCCCAAAGATTACCTCAACTTCTTACAAACCGCAAGTTTTCCACCAGAAGTCACTTCTTTGGCTGCCCAAGTAGGCACCTATACTGATCAATCATACACAACCTTGTTGGACGATCCAAATGTGAATGTGTCTGAGTTGAAGGATTTCGCTACAGAATTGCCATGGTACACCAGAATAGAAGCTGAAGTCGGTACTGCTGCTAAGACTTCTGCTGCAGAGACCAGCAAGGAAACCAGTGCTCACTCAGAAACTTCTGGAGCCACAACTACGAGACTGACCAGCACTGCTGAACTGTCTacttctgcaacttctACTAGTACTGAAAATGCTGGTAACGTTGCCAAAATTGCTCCTGTTGGTGCTGCCTTGGGTCTTGCTGTTCTTGCCATGTTCTAA
- a CDS encoding predicted protein, protein MNPNFSAISLPYTAASSNSANFIVKIWCKPVYSKLPNSNTNTEWHLLSENRIDLKKLIYVGKSLHNTEDYFRTNSIILYLNEKAYVMPNSLRVAVAKIRSLSTTQRLNSTDRQNVSKSYDFDSLRSLNNLSNSLDELKHTKHKLSSLIDKHVESFYDETNVDNIKMVLGKLHNRNQVLEQSINKQKAINDSLSSDIYNTKIKINQIKELSSDKLNSVLDMGSNQLDFLESELEPIKESLENNVYPSLIEELQLTTKVIQEIIPIYNINNSVKFAIMGMEFPSSIKELLEVCYYNKKNLKNFNYSPTFDNEHDSHAFNIEQVNAGLSYIVQVITCLAHITNLHLKYEMVSDGNRNETKPIAYTLYYDHSKTEKVSGELSGSGRKYDLQNYDFEHGLNLLNKNLVQLINNVTDVYDEFKHDSRESKISNNIPNDCLDNFLWNLQFLILYITAPISQTEESI, encoded by the exons ATGAATCCCAACTTCCTGGCAATTTCACTTCCCTATACGGCCGCTTCCTCCAACTCTGCCAACTTCATTGTCAAGATATGGTGTAAACCAGTGTACTCTAAACTTCCGAACTCAAACACAAATACAGAATGGCACTTACTTTCTGAGAATAGAatagatttgaaaaagctCATATACGTTGGAAAGTCCCTTCACAACACCGAGGATTATTTTCGAACGAATTCCATAATATTGTACCTCAATGAAAAAGCCTATGTCATGCCCAATTCACTCAGGGTAGCCGTAGCGAAAATTAGAAGTCTCAGTACAACACAAAGATTAAATTCAACAGATAGACAGAATGTTCTGAAATCGTACGACTTTGACTCCTTACGTTCGTTGAACAatctttccaattctttggATGAGTTGAAACACACGAAACATAAACTACTGTCTCTCATAGACAAACACGTAGAATCCTTCTACGACGAGACAAACGTagacaacatcaaaatgGTGCTAGGAAAACTACACAACCGCAACCAGGTTTTAGAACAATCTATTAATAAGCAGAAAGCTATAAATGACAGCTTGTCTTCGGACATATACAATACCAAGATTAAAATCAATCAGATAAAGGAGCTCTCAAGTGATAAACTCAACTCGGTCTTGGACATGGGCAGTAACCAgcttgatttcttggaatCGGAGTTGGAACCTATCAAGGAATCGCTAGAAAACAACGTATATCCTTCACTAATTGAAGAGTTGCAACTAACCACTAAGGTTATTCAGGAAATAATACCCATctacaacatcaacaatagtGTAAAGTTCGCTATAATGGGTATGGAATTCCCCTCATCCATCAAGGAGCTTTTAGAAGTTTGCTACTACAACAAAAAGAATCTTAAGAACTTTAATTATTCACCAACATTCGACAATGAACACGATAGCCATGCGTTTAACATCGAACAGGTCAATGCTGGATTGTCATACATAGTTCAAGTCATTACTTGCTTGGCACATATCACAAATTTGCATCTAAAATACGAGATGGTTTCCGACGGAAACAGAA ATGAAACAAAACCCATTGCATACACATTATACTACGACCATTCCAAGACTGAGAAAGTCTCAGGAGAACTCTCTGGGTCTGGACGCAAGTACGATTTGCAGAACTATGATTTCGAGCATGGACTCAAtcttctcaacaagaaccTTGTACAGTTGATTAACAACGTTACCGATGTCTATGACGAGTTCAAGCACGATTCACGTGAAAGCAAGATATCCAACAATATCCCTAATGATTGCTTAGACAACTTTCTCtggaatcttcaattcttgatcttgtatATCACGGCTCCGATATCACAGACAGAGGAGAGTATCTAG
- a CDS encoding coatomer beta subunit → MSESGYTLIYDPNAASKTSVNEFKTLLEKGKDEAKVEAMKKILISILNGDPMPDLLMHIIRFVMPSKNKELKKLLYHYWEVCPKMDDQGKMRHEMILVCNAIQRDLQHPNEYIRGNTLRYLTKLKEAELLETLVPNVRQCLEHRHAYVRKNAVFALHSIHKVNDHLVPDADELIYKFLYEESDSVCKRNAFVCLGDLNRDASLQYIQDNISIIETLDPLLQLAFIEFIRKDSVQNPVLKSQYTNLVTDIIESSSNVVVYEAANALTVLSNNPQSILLAGSKYVELATKEADNNVKIITLERINDLHKKNPGVLQELSLEILRVLSSQDLDVRKKALDVTLQFVTSRNVEDVVKLLKTELQRTSSANEDKSAEYRQLLINAIHQLAIKFVEVAANVIDLLLESMSDLNTTAAYEVITFVKEVVEKFPDLRKTIITRLISVLPSIKSGKVFRGAFWIIGEYALEESLVQEAWKYIRSSIGEVPIVASEKRAAEGNAPDVEEYSNGSTEHTKKGPVVLPDGTYATESALTAEVKDTSNDEKPPVRKHILDGDFYLAAVLSSTLVKLVLRLHRLKASQSVLNASKAEALLIMVSILRAGESSYVAKKIDEDSADRILSYIKVLNEEDDLELISAGFLDETKDAFTAQIQSAELKKAEEQARDFHENAEQVDGSIVFRQFDKDNAAKSAAVDDVSLASGSALKKEDLSSRLNKILQLTGFSDPIYAEAFVKVHQYDVTLDVLLVNQTTATLRNLSIEFATLGDLKVVDKPATANVGPHGFYKIQTTVKVTSADTGVIFGNIVYDGQHSDESTIVILNDVHVDIMDYIKPATCSESQFRKMWNEFEWENKITIKSQIPTLKEYLDELMKGTNMNCLTPGAVIGEECQFLSANLYSRSSFGEDALANLCIEKQSDGPIIGHVRIRSKGQGLALSLGDRVASISRKNKPASVIKV, encoded by the coding sequence ATGTCTGAGTCTGGATACACATTGATCTACGACCCCAATGCGGCGTCCAAGACCTCAGTCAATGAGTTCAAAACTCTCCTcgaaaaaggaaaagatgaAGCCAAGGTTGAGGccatgaagaagatcttgattctgattctcaACGGTGACCCCATGCCCGATTTGTTGATGCACATCATCAGATTTGTGATGCCCTCCAAAaacaaggagttgaagaagttgctcTACCACTATTGGGAAGTTTGTCCCAAGATGGACGATCAGGGCAAAATGAGACACGAGATGATTCTTGTTTGTAACGCTATACAGAGAGATTTACAACATCCTAACGAGTACATCCGTGGAAATACGTTGAGGTACttgacgaagttgaaggaggcagaattgttggaaactTTGGTACCAAATGTCCGCCAGTGTCTTGAACACAGACACGCCTATGTGAGAAAGAATGCTGTGTTTGCGCTTCATTCCATCCACAAGGTCAACGACCATTTGGTTCCCGATGCGGACGAGCTTATCTACAAGTTTTTGTATGAGGAAAGTGACTCGGTTTGTAAGAGAAATGCTTTTGTCTGTCTTGGAGACTTGAACAGAGACGCATCCTTACAGTATATCCAAGATAACATTTCCATTATCGAGACGTTGGATCCGTTGTTACAGCTTGCCTTCATCGAGTTCATCCGTAAGGATTCGGTCCAGAACCCAGTGTTGAAGTCTCAGTACACGAACTTGGTGACAGATATCATTGAAAGTTCTTCCAACGTAGTTGTATACGAAGCAGCCAATGCCTTGACGGTCTTGTCCAACAATCCACAGTCTATCTTGTTGGCTGGTAGCAAGTACGTCGAGTTGGCCACCAAAGAAGCTGACAATAATGTCAAGATCATCACTCTTGAGAGAATTAACGACCTCCACAAAAAGAACCCGggtgttcttcaagagttATCTTTGGAAATCTTGAGAGTATTATCATCGCAAGACTTAGACGTACGTAAAAAGGCTCTTGACGTTACTTTGCAGTTCGTTACCAGCAGAAATGTAGAAGATGTggtgaagttgttgaagactGAGTTGCAGAGAACTTCGTCGGCTAATGAAGATAAGAGCGCTGAATACAGACAATTATTGATCAACGCCATCCACCAATTGGCCATCAAATTTGTCgaagttgcagccaacGTCATagatttgttgttggagtcCATGAGTGACTTAAACACCACTGCTGCTTACGAAGTTATCACTTTTGTTAAAGAAGTCGTGGAAAAGTTCCCAGACTTGAGAAAGACCATAATAACCCGGTTGATCAGCGTGTTGCCTTCTATCAAAAGTGGAAAGGTCTTCCGTGGAGCATTCTGGATTATTGGTGAATatgctcttgaagaaagctTAGTTCAAGAAGCATGGAAATACATTAGATCTAGCATTGGAGAGGTTCCTATTGTAGCCAGTGAAAAGAGAGCTGCCGAAGGAAATGCCCcagatgtagaagaataCTCCAACGGATCTACTGAACATACAAAGAAGGGACCTGTAGTTTTGCCCGATGGTACCTATGCTACTGAAAGTGCTTTGACTGCTGAAGTAAAGGATACCAGCAACGATGAGAAGCCTCCAGTTCGTAAACATATCTTGGACGGAGACTTTTATCTTGCTGCCGTGTTGTCCTCTACTTTGGTCAAATTGGTTTTGAGATTACATCGTTTGAAGGCTCTGCAATCGGTGTTGAATGCTTCTAAGGCTGAGGCTTTATTGATTATGGTTTCGATCTTGAGAGCAGGTGAGAGTTCATATGTAGCCAAGAAGATCGATGAAGACTCAGCTGATCGTATTCTCTCATACATCAAGGTattgaatgaagaagatgatttGGAATTAATCCTGGCCGGGTTCTTGGACGAAACCAAAGATGCCTTCACTGCCCAGATTCAGAGCGCCGAGCTCAAGAAGGCAGAAGAGCAAGCCAGAGATTTCCACGAAAACGCTGAGCAGGTGGACGGTTCTATTGTTTTCAGACAATTCGACAAGGATAATGCTGCCAAGAgtgctgctgttgatgaTGTATCATTGGCAAGTGGTAGTGCAttaaagaaggaagacttGTCGTCCAGATTAAACAAGATCTTACAATTGACAGGATTCTCTGATCCAATCTATGCCGAAGCCTTTGTCAAGGTTCACCAATACGACGTCACCTTGGATGTCTTGTTGGTTAACCAAACCACTGCTACGTTGCGTAACTTGTCAATTGAGTTTGCTACTCTTGGTGATTTGAAGGTTGTGGACAAGCCTGCTACAGCCAACGTAGGTCCACATGGATTCTACAAAATTCAAACCACAGTGAAGGTCACCTCAGCAGACACTGGTGTCATCTTTGGTAACATTGTCTACGATGGCCAACACTCTGATGAGTCTACCATTGTGATCTTGAACGACGTTCATGTGGATATCATGGATTATATTAAGCCTGCCACTTGTTCTGAAAGCCAGTTCCGTAAGATGTGGAACGAATTCGAATGGGAAAACAAGATCACCATCAAGTCACAGATTCCTACTTTGAAGGAATACTTGGACGAATTGATGAAGGGCACCAACATGAACTGTTTAACTCCCGGTGCTGTCATAGGAGAAGAATGCCAGTTCTTGTCTGCTAACTTGTACTCTCGCTCATCGTTTGGTGAAGATgccttggccaacttgTGTATTGAAAAGCAGAGTGACGGTCCAATAATTGGCCATGTTAGAATAAGATCCAAGGGTCAGGGTTTGGCATTGTCGTTGGGTGACAGAGTTGCATCAATTTCCCGTAAAAACAAGCCAGCAAGTGTGATCAAGGTCTAA